The sequence GCTCACAAGCTTCCTGTGATCAAGTTCCATGAAGAGCGCAAGGCTCAAGCACTCAAAGAGAGTCAAGAGAACGGTTCTTTAACCGGACCAATGTGGAGGAAGACGCTTTGGCAGATCGTGACGAGGATCAAGTCTCATGGCTTCGGGATCGTGCTTATATACATTGTGACGTTATCGATATTCCCTGGCTACATCACTGAGGATGTTCATTCTGATCTTCTCGGAGATTGGTTCCCTGTCCTGCTCATTGCGGCTTTCAATGTCTTTGACTTGGTTGGGAAGTCGTTGACTGCTGTTTACATGTTTACGGATGAGAAGATTGCGGTCGGTGGGTGCATCGCTAGGCTGTTGTTTTACCCTCTCTTCTGGGGTTGCTTGCATGGACCGATGTTTCTGAGGACTGAGATACCTGTAGCGTTACTGACGTGCTTGTTGGGGCTTACTAATGGGTACTTGACAAGCGTGTTGATGATTCTGGCTCCGAAGTCTGTTCCATTGAAGCACTCTGAGACGGCAGGTATTGTAAGTGTGCTGTTCTTGGTTATTGGTTTGGCGTCTGGGTCGGTCTTGGCTTGGTTCTGGGTTATCTGATTCTACCAATGCTTTTGTTGGTATCTGTATTTGTATTCTTTAAAGCTTTCAAGAAACTAAGCTTCATTAAATTGTGAatcgtttgttttttttttacttcagtAAAAACTCTTATTTTAACCTCTTTACACCAAGAACACATTAAGCTGAAAGCAGACAGAACTGCACGTGGGTTCGGTCATTAAGATAAGTGTAATCATAGATTGTGGAACCTTCTTAACGTCTCAGGGTCTCTTGATTTAGTCATGCCTTTCTCCAGAGCCATTTCAATGAACTCCATAAACCAGTTTGCAGTTTTGTCCTCTTATCTCCTTTGCAAGCCTTGCTGTGTTGCACATTCCGCACAAGCGGGGGGTTTCAAGCATGATGAAAGACTCTTCGTCTCTTGGTTTCTGATTCTCATTTCTCAGCTCTTGTGTCTATGCTCTCTGCTTCAATGGATGTGATTTGGGATATGGTTTGTGCCATCTGTTGGTGAAACTCCATGAACTTTAGATACACTGAACGATCAATAGAACAAGAAATGTCCGTAGAGAGGATTTGAATGGACTAAAAACAGAAGCTGATACATTGTTCCTCTTCGCCTCTCTATCACAGACAGACACTTCTGCTTCTCGTAACCACACAACTCTCCCGGTCCACTTTCACTCAAACCCCTCCGCCGTAAGAGCATCTCACACCGTCTCTTAGCCGGCGTGGACCGGTCAAAGTCCAGGGATTAGTTCCTGGTGGGTTTGGTTCCTGTTTTCATACCGTTGATCAGTTTTTGAAGTACTCCTGGCGCCAAAGCCACCATCTTTGTTGAGATTTAGCTCGAGAAGAGTGGTTCATAAGTTCAAGAAGTAGCTTTTTGGAACGTTGTGACGGTTGAACTGCTGGTAGATCTCTGTTTCTGTTTGAATTGTCTAATTAATAGTATCAGTGAACGTTTTGGCTTTACGAATATATTGAATGCGAAGGTGAGTTAAGGTCATTGGAGGAGTGATTAGCTCAGAGTTTGGTCGATGTGATGTGTAATTAGCCAACTTGAGGAACCAAACTGTGACACAGGTTAACAACCACTCCTACTAACCGAATTTCCATAGTGTGAGATTCAAGACTAAACACATGCGCCATATTGCAAGAAAATCGAActgtttcaatatatatttctcGAGTAAAACTCTTTAACAAAAATGAGTAGTTTTATTTCAAGGCAGAATTGATGAAGAAATGAAATCATCAAATTGAAGATGACAATAGTATAAGAGTAAACAGAACAAAGAAGCCCCTTTGAAGAAATGTTATCTTAAAACCTTTGGGGAAAAGAAACTGCAGACCACCGATGATGAAACTAAGTTTGTTGTAAAACTGGAGTCAAAAACTTGGAGGCCATGTTATAGTGTCGTTCCAAATCCTGCAAAAACACCAAAGTGCATAGACATTGATGAGTCAATGTGCAAATTgactaacaaaactctggtccAAAGAGCCTGTCAGATATGAAATCAACACATAGTTTCAGATAAGGTTTACACTCGCGTCGGTTAATGGCTAACAAAGGCCAAGGTAATGGTGTGGAAAGACAGGCAGACAAATGATAAGGTCCCAATCCATCAATAGTACGATAGAGAGAGAGCAACTTATTTCAACTCAATTCTCAAAACAGATAAAACATGCAAAGAAAAGGAAGGGTTTTTACAAAGACCAACACTTGATATGGCATGGCATGTCAAGCAGATCTTTTACTGAACCTTTATCAACTGAAACTACTTTTATGGAAACAGATTGAAAAAATCGCATCTAAACATACATGAGCAAAGATGCAAACTTTCCTCGTTTCCAAACAAGAGACTAAGAAGACAAGTAAGTAAGAATACCTTCAGACAAGCAACCCCAGCTTTGATTGCTAAGAGACAGCAACGAAGTGAGTAAAGCTGAAGCAGTAACGCTATGTAAAGGTAAAAGCGAAACCCCTGCACTCAGCTCAACAGGGACCCTGaaacacaacacacaaacaaacCCCAATTAATTATACATTTCGTGCAGAGAAATTTACAACCCTGTTCGAAATCGATTTGCTTCACCTTAGAGACAAAGTTTTTATACACTCAGTTTTACGGTTTTCGAAGCTGACCTGGAGGATGTGAGCCTGCGAAGTGAGGAGCGAGATGAAGTAGATGACGATGATTCATTCGCGAAAAAGAATCCTGCTGATTTTCCGACACTCGGACCAGAAGATGATGCTGCTGAAGAACGACCGAAGAGTGTTTTTCCTGATAGCTTAAGGGCCCTTCTCACGCCGTTGGCCGCCATTGTTCCAACTCCTCCTCCAAGTCTTCGGTGACTGACATGGTTCTGATTTGACTAATGTGGGGTTTTAGTTCGGGTCGGGTTAGATCTCGGATTGGTTGGATCCGTCAAAAGCCTACTTCGGCCCATACTGCAAACCAGCCGAGCTTTTCCATATTGTATATTCAAAACCGGTCGAATCTGGTTCAACCGGGAGTTAGTAACCGGCTtgttttatttcaagaattggaactgaaaattattatttttctaaatggAGGACTTGTGTACATTGCATAGTAGAGTGCGCTTCAGGGTATGTACATTGCAAGGTTAGTCTTCTGAACCTCGACACCTGGTTTTAAGCAATGACTAGtggaagcagaaatgcttggGAACTTGGAAGAGTCTGAGGATCTTGTGGCAGGAAGCAGAGGTTGAGAGAACTAgaagaatattttttctatttaagtTATATGCGTCCATGTCTCTAAAGAATCTATTAAGACTTATGATGATGCTGAGATGTTTGTTCAAACGCAGAGAGATACATAAACCCCATATTATGGGTATTTCTTGAttggaattaaaaaaaagattcaaatgTTGTTCATAGTATTATTGTTTACATCTTTTCGAAACAGAAGCAGCAAAAGTTGAAAGAAGTTGAGACCAGAATCAACATGAGAAAGAGGAAAAGGAAGACGAGTCAAAGGCTTTTTGCGAGAAAAAATTGCAAAGAGTATTATGTTCAAGAGAAGGCATAAGCAGGGGTGGTCTTGAAATCGAGCTCCCAAAGATCAAATGTTCCTTTGACGAAATTGTAGTGAGCTCCTCTTATAGCAAGTGTGTTCTTCACTACTGCAGCTCTCACAAATGGGTACGAAAGCAAGTTCCCAAGCGACACATTCACAGCTTCCTGCATGTGAAAAAGATTTCTTAAAAACGTTAATAACACGTCAATCATTGTTTGTGTTATTGTgtacttttaaaatttgttgtgttttaCCTTCTCACACTTGTTGCATTGATCGTCGTAGCTTAGGTCTTGATTTTCTTCCTTGATCTTGTTCCTTGCTGGTGCACCTATCTTCACCCAGTTCTCTATGAAGTCACTGccattttaaataacaaatccACAAGAACATTATACACATCCTTTCTCTTTTGCCATTATTTCGATGTGCCAAGTCAGATATAGTTTTTAGTTACCTCTGAGTTGGTGCAGCATCATCTTCAATGGACATGAGTCCCTTGATACCACCACAACAGCTATGGCCTATCACCACAATGTTCTCCACCTGCCGAAAAATGATTATTAAAAAACTGTTTGCCTGTGATTAAAAATAGTTGCAAAATGAttcatctttttattattttaataaaagataATTAGTGGAATGCAATTCctaatggcaaaaaaaaaaaggtttggtgAATGCAATGGGGACAAATGCTACTGTACTGTGACTAGACATCAACTTTTATTTAGGGCCATGTGCAAGAACGCATCACACGACTTTTCAAAACCAAAGTTTGGCATAACCGAAGAGAGCTaaacttttgttatgataaCTGATTAGAAGATAAGCAAGTTTccttatttattaattaaactcTGTGAGTGCCTATCATTGTGGCTTTATATACCTTGAGATGTACAACTGCGTATTCAACGGCGGCACCAACTCCAGAATGTCTCTTCTGAATTAATATCAAGAAAGCTTTCAGCAGTTAGTTGTTTTGATCTCGGACGAAAGTCTAATGAAATGGTTATGGTTTTGTTTAAGAACCTGGTCGAAAGGTGGAACCATGTTAGCAATGTTTCTGACGACAAAGGCCTCACCAGGTTGGAAATTCAAAATGTGAGATGGACAAACTCGAGAATCCGAACAAGCGAATACCAGAaactgcaacaacaacaaaaaaaaaagattcaaagttttcaataaataaatactgGATTGTTTCAATATCAAGAAAGTGGTCTGTTTTTGACTTTTGATTATTCATAAAGTCAACAAACATCACAGTTGGATTAAAAAAGCTTTCATACACCTTTTATTCCATCTCTATTATTAATcacttttttttacttttaaaatagatattagttgtattaattataaaaaccaGTCCAAACCAGAAAATCTTATAGTATCTGTTACAACTTTGACTCTGACAAAACAACCGTTTAGACCGTGATCCTCTTACATAAACCTAATTACTTTAATACACtagttaattaatatatataagtcaaAACCCATGAAACCAAGACGAGTAAATGAAGACATAGAGAAAGACGTTGTTAAAGTTAAAACCTTTGGGCTCTGACCCTTGGCGAGATCACTGAACAGTGCATCATTCTTcctgttaagaaaaaaaaacaaaaacatttatatttcattaTATTCAGAGATCAAAGGTTAAAATTTCAGAATTTTTGTTTACGCATATACTAATTGGATCTCACTTTTTTAATTCTTACAACGAAACCCACTAATTGAATCACTGTAACTAActtttaataacttttattaGCACTATCCGATGTGGAAACTTAAAAGGGCCCCAAAAATAAAACCGTAACACACGGGGGAAATACGTATAATAAAGGTAATATTTTACGTCATTAaccaacaaaattttatttaaataaacaagaatatatttaaaagaaaaagactgACAAGTATTTTTCGGTTTTGAAGTGGGTGAAACCGGATTTGATTCGTTCAACGGCGTCGTTGTTGGAGGAATCAAGCTCCTTGAGCTCCTGCGTCAACACTTTGATCTTCTCCGCGGCGACGTTCCCCAGATCTGTTTTCTTACTGTCCCCAGATTAATAAAAAACGCGTAAATAGGGGTAAAAAGGGAAATAAAGTAAAAGCGTGATCGACGGTTAGGATCAGTCGTACGCGTACGGAATCCTAAATGTCGGGGATGCCaaataaaacacacacacaacacaacagaGATATCAAAAGACCTTTTTTCCGATTCAAACGTCAAACTTTTTGCAATTAAAATCAAACGATGATGGATTCATGTAAACAAAAGTGTTGATCGGGGAAGGCGAATATTCCGACAGTTTTTTTTAGCTATGTAATGATTGTTTCTGTCCTTTGAAGcagaggagagagaaagagaatgtCTCGTTGGTCGTACCTGAGAAGATCATTAAGTCCTTTGATGGCGGCTTCGTAAGATTCCGTGGCCATTTCGTCTCCttcctattttaaaaaaacaatcgGTTTAAATTCCAGAAAAAAACTTGAAGATCATACGTTCAATTTATAACAAAGGAGTATGAAGCTTTGGGATCTGAGGAAATACAATACTACCTTAAAGGTTTTAAAGCAGATgatgattttattaaaagaaaagttgtTAATGAGGAATGTGAAATCACTTAAGGCTGAGAGATTGATTATGAGAACCGGTATTTATagactgagagagagagaaagagagagatctaTATTTACCCCTTTGGCTCAAGTCTTACATTTTCTTTATGCTCACAACTTTGTTTTCTTTACACAcggtattaaaaaaaaaaaaaactccacaAAAATGGGaaagacaaatcatttttttaaaaattaaggaTAAGTGTGGGGGCCAAATGGTGATTTATGAATAATGTAGGGTTTTTGTGAACATGCCGAATTTAATGAGTGTCTCTCTATATTCTTATTCGTTTTATCAGTTTGCACACCTAATCTGTATTCTCTGTAGTTAATCATTATATGTTCGAGCATCTATTATCCATTTCTTCCTCCTCATCTTCCTATTCCATTTGGGGTATGggtaaaaaaatagtattacgTGACAAGCTTTTCCTTCCTATCCAGGAATCgattaaataattattgattacTTACCAAAATAAACACAtcatttttgtttggtttacatttttcaatatattaaaacaccGGTTAGAAGTTGTCACGCAGCTAAACATCAAAAGTGAATAGAAAGCAATTGTCTTAAAGCGTTGATAGCAAAAGTTAGGCAAAAGTCTCCAGAGTCTCAAACAATCGGACCCCTAAAACTGATATCGACTCGCAGTAAAACAGAAGTAGACGCAGTTACGCAgggaacaaaagaaaaatggaagcaaatgataaagttttttttactttccTATATTGTTAAAAGCAAATGGTCTTCGTCTTTTCCGAGGGGCGGTGGACGATGCCCATTTGAAGATAAAGTCAACGAAGGCAAGCCTATGGGCTAACGCGTAATGATTTAAAAGGTTTAACCGCACTCGCCAGCTGACAATTACAGGTCAGCATTTTGCATTCTTATTGTTATTTCAAGGTCAATTTCGTCACCGTTTAGTGGGTACACTGTGTAAACTAATACCATCACTATTAAAATAgctctataatatatatataaacaaatggCTTCACGAGTTAGTCGACcctttgttaattaaataaaaatacaaaatgtaACTCTTAAGATACCACAAGAGCCTAAGCATATAGTTTCTTTCTTATAAGCATATAAACAGTATTCATATTTTCTGTGTTACTTGAAAATGTGTTTGATCGAACTTACGGGAGAGGTCTTTGCACAGCAGAACGTGAAACATTTGCCGAATGTGGGAGCCATTAAGTAATTTGTTTCTGCTTCTCCAAGGCCCAAGCAATCTGCCCAAATACGTactgattttaatatttatttagattTGAATATTTTAGAGATAACGTCCCATTGTATTATTGACTACATTATTGATCACTGATCACGTCGGcattcatttttttctgttcaCAGCAGATTTATATGTTACTATATTTGAATTGAAAATATGCCATAGTCGAAGCTCGAATATTAAAATAGATAGATGGTCCATAACTGAATGGTTCTCGACTCTTtagattcatatatatatatatatatatatatatatataatataccaTATTTGCAAGCTTTTCTTCGCCTAACATGCTGAAGAACAGCAAGCTGGCTTTTCATTAGGACCGAAGGGTCCATACATAAGGTGATAAGATTAAGAGGAAGAAATGAGATACCAAATGGTTAGGGATGAAGGAGGACTTGGTATTGTTCTTTGTTGGCCAGTTGATAGCTCCTCGAAATCCTCTACGGGTGATGACGATAATGCAGAAAATTTTGGGAACTGAAATAAAAATTCCGCAAAAagaaaacgaatttatatattttatttggatATGGGTTTGGATTTCAATGTTTTAGGGAATAATGACGACCGTACGAGCAATGCAAGGGATAGAGAAAGCGAAAGGTGAGTGAAGCaggccttcttcttcttccaattattttatttttattaagtttttattttattttagaatttatagaagttttatctagtaaaatcataattaaatattttatttctgttAGGTTTTATCTAGTTAAATTCACAACTACAGtgaaatctctataaattaataatattagaactacaccaaaactataattttttattaatttataaagatattaatttattgatatattcattgaaccaaaaactcaatttatgactataaaattatattattttatagagatttttagtgtatattaatttatagagtattaatttaaagaggttatactgtaAGTATAAGATCTGCAAATACTTAaaagttatactaaattaatataagatctgaaaataatttaaataacaatCTACTGGTTATTTaaaaagataagaaagagattttatatgaaaatttacaTTGAAAATGTAGAATGacatttttgaaacaaaataaaaagctaGAGTGacattatttatgaaatatagGAAGTAATAGAAGATAATCTCATGTTGcacaaaaaagaagataatcTCATAAGATTTTcccctttttttatttttctactaATCAttccaatataaaataaatatgtaaatgatTTTCAAAATTGAAATTAACTTATTTGACAAAAAGTAAACatgtaaaatcaaaatttatatttacaaaaaaaaatctataaattctaaattattgAAGTTTTTTATTCAAACTGTGTCTTATTTCTTACAAGTTTCATCTATGACAAAATTTCAGTtgttattattagtttttgtttttgttttgttttgagtcAACAAGTTGTTATTGAAGACATGACACCCTAATGtgttccagaaaaaaaaaaaaaaaaagacatgacaccctaaaaaataatgatatattaaATGTTCACACAAGCTAATGATGTAAAATGTTCACACAAGCTAATGTCTTAACAGTTGGTTTTCATTAAGTTCAGTTTGAAAAGTTTTGGTATACGAACACTTTCATTGAAAGTATTTTgtggttttttaaaaaaagtacaCTGAAATGTAAATTGTTATGTTGTATATCTCAAACTCATGAGAACCTATTTAAGAAATCTAATATTAATATTCTTCTATGCATACGTTTACATTTGAGTTGCAACCATTTT is a genomic window of Brassica napus cultivar Da-Ae chromosome A2, Da-Ae, whole genome shotgun sequence containing:
- the LOC106420971 gene encoding protein NUCLEAR FUSION DEFECTIVE 6, mitochondrial-like — translated: MAANGVRRALKLSGKTLFGRSSAASSSGPSVGKSAGFFFANESSSSTSSRSSLRRLTSSRVPVELSAGVSLLPLHSVTASALLTSLLSLSNQSWGCLSEGFGTTL
- the LOC125574767 gene encoding beta carbonic anhydrase 4 isoform X1, producing MAPTFGKCFTFCCAKTSPEGDEMATESYEAAIKGLNDLLSKKTDLGNVAAEKIKVLTQELKELDSSNNDAVERIKSGFTHFKTEKYLKNDALFSDLAKGQSPKFLVFACSDSRVCPSHILNFQPGEAFVVRNIANMVPPFDQKRHSGVGAAVEYAVVHLKVENIVVIGHSCCGGIKGLMSIEDDAAPTQSDFIENWVKIGAPARNKIKEENQDLSYDDQCNKCEKEAVNVSLGNLLSYPFVRAAVVKNTLAIRGAHYNFVKGTFDLWELDFKTTPAYAFS
- the LOC125574767 gene encoding beta carbonic anhydrase 4 isoform X2 yields the protein MATESYEAAIKGLNDLLSKKTDLGNVAAEKIKVLTQELKELDSSNNDAVERIKSGFTHFKTEKYLKNDALFSDLAKGQSPKFLVFACSDSRVCPSHILNFQPGEAFVVRNIANMVPPFDQKRHSGVGAAVEYAVVHLKVENIVVIGHSCCGGIKGLMSIEDDAAPTQSDFIENWVKIGAPARNKIKEENQDLSYDDQCNKCEKEAVNVSLGNLLSYPFVRAAVVKNTLAIRGAHYNFVKGTFDLWELDFKTTPAYAFS